One window from the genome of Diospyros lotus cultivar Yz01 chromosome 11, ASM1463336v1, whole genome shotgun sequence encodes:
- the LOC127812610 gene encoding alcohol acyltransferase 16-like produces MSSSSSLTFAVSRQEPRVVVPAKPTPCELKPLSDIDDQQGLRFQVPVIMFYRKNPSKDGEDPAKTIEAALAETLVFYYPFAGRLIEASNRKLMVACTGEGVLFVEADADIELEQVSDPLQLGFPYLAKLLQDVPGSDGIIGWPLLLIQVTRFQCGGFAFAVGLNHTMSDASGLIQFLNAIAEFAQGKAGFPSVTPVWQREVLCSRNPPRVTCLHNEYGPELDLEDQSNGDGNETMISRCFFFGTKEIGTLRSHLPPQKRTRCTRFEIITACIWKCRTIALGFGPNESVRISSIINGRGKAGLDIPDGYYGNVFVYPASVSKAETVSKYPLEYVVELVKKTRSQAIDGEYFMSVADLMVTRGRPLYTRKGNFIISNTAQLGFDKVDFGWGKPVYGGPAEAVSLISFFSSFRDNKRGDGILTAICLPGSAMQRFEDELKKMTKDALRDVNGHIPARIASKL; encoded by the exons ATGTCGTCTTCATCGTCTCTTACTTTCGCCGTGAGTAGGCAAGAGCCACGAGTGGTTGTGCCGGCAAAGCCGACGCCATGTGAACTCAAACCACTCTCCGACATTGACGACCAGCAGGGCCTCCGGTTTCAAGTTCCTGTGATAATGTTTTATAGAAAAAATCCTTCCAAGGATGGAGAGGATCCCGCCAAGACCATCGAAGCAGCACTCGCCGAGACCCTGGTTTTCTACTACCCGTTCGCCGGCAGGCTTATAGAAGCCAGCAACCGGAAACTCATGGTGGCCTGCACCGGCGAAGGGGTTTTGTTCGTAGAGGCGGACGCCGATATCGAGCTCGAGCAGGTCAGCGACCCGCTTCAGCTGGGGTTTCCGTACTTGGCGAAGCTTCTGCAAGATGTTCCCGGCTCCGATGGAATCATCGGTTGGCCTCTCCTTCTCATTCAG GTGACTCGTTTCCAATGCGGTGGCTTCGCCTTTGCAGTTGGCCTGAACCACACCATGAGTGACGCTTCTGGGCTAATCCAGTTCCTGAACGCCATTGCCGAGTTTGCTCAAGGCAAAGCAGGCTTCCCTTCTGTTACTCCCGTTTGGCAAAGGGAGGTTTTATGTTCGAGAAACCCTCCTCGGGTCACTTGCTTGCACAACGAATACGGGCCAGAGCTCGACCTCGAAGACCAATCCAACGGTGATGGGAATGAAACTATGATCAGTCGATGTTTCTTCTTTGGTACTAAAGAGATAGGAACCCTTCGGAGCCATCTTCCCCCGCAGAAACGAACGAGATGCACTAGGTTCGAGATAATTACAGCTTGTATCTGGAAATGCCGCACAATTGCGCTCGGCTTTGGCCCGAATGAGAGCGTTCGAATTTCATCCATTATCAATGGTCGTGGCAAGGCTGGGCTAGATATACCAGATGGATACTACGGCAACGTTTTTGTCTATCCAGCGTCGGTTTCGAAGGCCGAAACGGTTTCAAAATACCCACTGGAATATGTTGTGGAGTTGGTGAAGAAGACGAGGAGCCAAGCGATTGATGGCGAGTATTTCATGTCAGTGGCTGATCTTATGGTGACAAGGGGAAGACCGTTGTATACAAGGAAAGGGAACTTTATTATTTCTAATACGGCTCAACTGGGATTCGACAAAGTCGACTTTGGGTGGGGGAAGCCGGTGTACGGCGGGCCGGCTGAGGCCGTCTCTCTAATAAGCTTCTTCTCGAGTTTCAGGGACAATAAAAGAGGGGATGGGATTCTAACGGCGATATGCTTGCCGGGGTCGGCCATGCAGAGGTTCGAAGATGAACTGAAGAAGATGACCAAGGATGCTTTGAGAGATGTGAACGGTCACATCCCAGCGAGAATTGCATCTAAGCTCTAA